A single window of Polyodon spathula isolate WHYD16114869_AA chromosome 2, ASM1765450v1, whole genome shotgun sequence DNA harbors:
- the LOC121327852 gene encoding fibrinogen alpha chain yields the protein MQGLINTADRTFFNRVNKICQFLQESENNAEHANNVTSEAYAVIRKNVVQNYVTGIKYVEKAEELYKNITALKQQTAALAKKMSTLRSIIQQKVNEIHQMEVDIDIKIRACKGSCAKLFVYSIERESYLILDKHLSQLDSISKGRVKPAELRVVKMRPINEATLVSKDYTSLPREGNVALNHFEDVEQYQLALEN from the exons ATGCAAGGCCTAATCAACACAGCTGACAGGACATTTTTTAACAGAGTCAACAAAATATGCCAGTTTTTACAGGAAAGTGAAAATAATGCAGAACATGCTAACAACGTGACCAGCGAAGCCTATGCTGTTATCAGAAAAAACGTTGTTCAGAACTATG TAACTGGTATTAAGTATGTGGAGAAGGCAGAAGAGTTATACAAAAACATTACTGCTCTGAAGCAACAAACTGCCGCGCTGGCAAAGAAGATGAGCACCCTACGCAGTATCATTCAACAAAAAGTCAATGAGATACACCAAATGGAG gTTGACATTGACATAAAGATACGGGCTTGCAAAGGCTCGTGTGCAAAGCTCTTTGTCTACAGTATCGAAAGGGAGAGCTACTTAATCCTGGACAAACACCTGTCTCAATTAGACAGCATCTCCAAAGGAAGAGTAAAACCTGCAGAGTTGAGAGTTGTCAAAATGAGACCCATAAATGAAGCTACCTTAGTTTCCAAGGATTACACTTCCTTGCCACGTGAAGGAAATGTGGCATTAAATCATTTTGAAGATGTAGAGCAATATCAATTGGCCTTAGAAAATTAA
- the fga gene encoding fibrinogen alpha chain, translating into MRQLHLLCCLLAVFSTAWSEEVSFGDIAQGRGPRPVELGHKSQCATEKEWAACTDDDWGFKCPSGCRVQGLLSQTDRDIAQRIDRIRKFLEENKNRYKSTDQFTKQTYDDIREHLILDSGNNNKYVNLADQLRRRIVALKLKIDDQLKVLIVLKDKIREQVDTMQALEVDIDIKIRSCKGSCASAFVYSVNMESYVTLKKQISQIENINFQGVENANSMRIVKMRSLRGDETVSTVYKSTLANEGGDKSIFGNVEQLRLSLETADYEIKQGSPELSTTPAVGSGSVSMGSSSGDKAYAKLTRITGESTPGSSVSTNTKVVTCTKTIKKRIVYTKDGPVETIEMTGGSPECDHLESLGTDDAVHSSVKEGKGDSGSFTMKVSGTSGGVDGISDHFPDLHSFFNKHSSSSTSTKEVRGSGGSSVVTTSTRELPEHSRVKTVVHSGLGRGDGDFEGLGEEDLSAFRTEIVFPGDNQMPDRKGSSSYSKTTVVSSSSSKGGHFSEQKMRSIRDIQARNLKKR; encoded by the exons ATGAGGCAGTTACACCTCCTCTGCTGTTTGCTAGCTGTCTTCTCTACAGCATGG TCAGAGGAAGTTTCTTTTGGGGACATTGCACAAGGAAGAGGACCAAGGCCTGTAGAACTGGGTCACAAAAGTCAGTGTGCAACTGAAAAAGAATGGGCTGCCTGTACAGACGATGACTGG GGTTTCAAATGTCCATCTGGCTGTAGAGTACAGGGGCTTTTAAGCCAGACAGATCGGGATATCGCGCAAAGAATTGACAGAATTCGAAAATTTCTAGAGGAAAACAAGAACAGATACAAATCAACTGATCAGTTCACCAAACAAACCTATGATGACATAAGAGAACATCTCATCTTAGATTCAG GAAACAATAATAAGTATGTTAATCTGGCTGATCAATTACGTAGAAGAATTGTTGCTCTGAAGCTAAAAATTGACGACCAGCTAAAAGTACTTATAGTACTGAAGGACAAAATCCGAGAACAAGTTGATACAATGCAAGCACTtgag gtGGACATTGACATTAAGATTCGATCTTGCAAAGGCTCATGTGCAAGTGCTTTTGTTTACAGTGTCAACATGGAGAGTTATGTaactctgaaaaaacaaatatctCAGATAGAAAACATCAATTTTCAGGGAGTTGAAAATGCGAACTCCATGAGAATAGTCAAGATGAGGTCCTTGAGGGGAGATGAAACAGTGTCCACTGTATACAAGTCCACACTGGCTAATGAAGGTGGAGACAAAAGCATATTCGGAAACGTAGAGCAACTCCGACTGTCCTTAGAAACAGCCGACTATGAGATTAAACAAGGTTCACCTGAGCTCTCGACCACTCCAGCAGTTGGGTCAGGTAGTGTTTCCATGGGCTCTTCATCTGGTGACAAAGCCTATGCCAAACTAACCAGAATCACTGGAGAATCAACCCCAGGTTCATCTGTTTCTACTAACACTAAAGTGGTCACATGTACCAAAACCATCAAAAAGAGAATTGTCTACACAAAAGATGGTCCAGTGGAGACCATTGAAATGACAGGTGGCTCCCCAGAATGTGATCATTTAGAAAGCCTGGGCACTGATGATGCTGTGCATTCATCTGTCAAAGAGGGAAAGGGTGACAGTGGTAGCTTTACAATGAAGGTGTCCGGTACCTCAGGGGGGGTAGATGGCATCTCCGATCACTTCCCCGACTTACATTCTTTCTTCAACAAACACTCAAGTTCATCCACGAGCACCAAAGAGGTTCGGGGAAGTGGCGGCTCTTCTGTAGTTACCACCTCCACTAGAGAGCTTCCGGAACACTCAAGAGTTAAAACAGTTGTGCACTCTGGTTTGGGCAGAGGTGACGGGGATTTTGAGGGCCTTGGGGAAGAGGACTTGAGTGCTTTCCGCACAGAAATAGTTTTCCCTGGTGACAACCAAATGCCCGACAGGAAAGGTTCCTCATCATATTCAAAGACCACTGTAGTAAGCAGTAGTTCAAGTAAGGGAGGTCATTTTTCTGAACAAAAGATGCGTAGTATTCGAGACATTCAGGCCCGTAACCTGAAGAAGAGATGA
- the fgg gene encoding fibrinogen gamma chain produces the protein MPLFRVKSLFFFFISSTLAYSPPLRDTCTPDPEFGQYCPTTCGIVDYLQRYKPNTDSELSYLENTLNQISNLTIGAQEKANYIKDSSISARKSSLQDLYLKKSNTMLDEILRFEKSIISQESQIYELQDLLRANDQRMVQLKQMAVQLEQICQEPCKDTVEIQQITGKDCQEVANKGAKVSGLYFIKPTKAKQSFLVYCEIDTNGNGWTVIQKRLDGSVNFTKNWIQYKEGFGYLSPTGNSEFWLGNEKIHLLSTQATIPYILRMELKDWNGQTKNADYFMFKVGPEADMYRLTYAYYFGGEAGDAFDGYDFGDDPSDKYFTSHNGMQFSTPDVDNDKYQGNCAQQDGSGWWMNKCHAAHLNGKYYQHGVYTAEDAQPNGYDNGIIWVTWHDRWYSLKETTMKVIPFNRVNMAGGQQHVLGVKDIGGKGDM, from the exons atgccGCTGTTCAGagttaaatctttgtttttttttttcatttcttccaCTTTAGCA TATTCCCCACCTCTACGGGACACATGCACCCCCGACCCGGAGTTT GGACAATACTGCCCGACCACATGTGGAATTGTAGATTACTTGCAAAGATACAAACCGAATACTGACAGTGAACTCAGTTACCTGGAAAACACCTTAAATCAGATCTCAAATTTAACTATAGGAGCACAAGAAAAGGCAAACTACATAAAGGATTCTAGCATCTCCGCAAGGAAATCTTCTTTACAAG atttatatttgaaaaaatccAACACCATGCTGGATGAAATTCTGCGATTTGAGAAGAGTATTATTTCCCAAGAATCTCAAATATA TGAGTTGCAAGATTTATTACGAGCAAATGATCAGAGAATGGTGCAGCTTAAACAGATGGCTGTCCAGCTTGAGCAAATATGTCAAGAACCATGCAAAGATACTGTTGAGATTCAACAAATCACAGGAAAAG ATTGTCAGGAGGTTGCTAACAAAGGAGCAAAAGTCAGCGGTCTGTACTTCATCAAACCCACAAAAGCTAAACAGTCGTTTTTGGTTTACTGTGAAATCGACACAAATGGCAATGGCTGGACAGTTATTCAAAAG aggCTAGATGGCAGTGTGAACTTTACCAAAAACTGGATTCAGTACAAGGAAGGATTCGGATACTTGTCTCCTACTGGAAATAGTGAATTCTGGCTTGGCAACGAGAAAATACATCTGCTTTCCACCCAGGCCACTATTCCATACATCCTCAGGATGGAGCTGAAAGACTGGAATGGCcaaacaaa GAATGCAGACTATTTTATGTTCAAGGTGGGCCCAGAGGCAGACATGTATCGCCTGACCTATGCTTATTACTTCGGAGGTGAAGCTGGAGATGCCTTTGATGGGTACGACTTTGGAGACGACCCCAGCGACAAGTACTTCACCTCCCACAATGGAATGCAGTTCAGTACCCCGGACGTAGACAATGACAAATACCAGGGTAACTGCGCCCAGCAAGACGGCTCCGGCTGGTGGATGAATAAATGCCACGCAGCTCATCTCAATGGCAAATACTACCAAC ATGGGGTGTACACAGCTGAAGATGCTCAACCAAATGGGTATGATAATGGAATAATTTGGGTAACGTGGCACGACCGCTGGTATTCCCTAAAAGAAACTACAATGAAAGTCATTCCCTTCAACAGAGTAAACATGGCCGGAGGGCAGCAGCATGTACTTGGTGTCAAAGATATTGGTGGTAAGGGAGACATGTAA